The Raphanus sativus cultivar WK10039 chromosome 6, ASM80110v3, whole genome shotgun sequence sequence ttttataaaaacaattccCAGCAATCTACACGtgaatttgtttattgttttctcaggaaatacaataataatttttttttaacacattaagtatttttagtttaaaatgtaaaaatgtgGGTTCGGACATGAATCGTACGCTTAATAATAGCATCCTCGTGTTATTCATGAAGTCACTCATTGTCTCAGTACAGTACAATATGATCCAATAACCGGTGTAGTGGGGTTTATTGAGTAATCTGGTTATTTTCCGGTTTAAAAGATTCAATTGTAATGCTTACTTGTTGTCTTGATGCATGTAGGCTTATTTATGTCTTACAGACGAGACAAAGAGAAGATGCTTCAACACAGACCGACGAAAGAACATATGTCTGAAATGCAGCCGAGTCTCACAAAAGACCAAAGAGAACCGCACAGATACTAAACCGAACCGTTTTTGTCAAACCCTCAGGGACATAAGGGATAAGTTCAGGGAAGAGAACAAGGTGATAGAGAGATGTATAAAGACCAACGGTGCAAATTTCACGGAGAACCTAACCGAGGAAACCCCGGTTTTTGGTATACCGAAACAAAACCGGATTAAGAAGGAGTTGCCGGTTTTTAATCCAACGGATTATAAGTTATGGGGTTATCCACATGTGAGGAATCGGGTGTTGGATAATAACTTGTCGGATTGGAAGATGTTCATGAGAAGCAGATCCACATGCGTTCACTCTTGATGATGATTAAgttcttcatttcttttttcttttacttcttCTATTTGTCCTTTTAGCTGCTTTATTGAATTATTTCATGATTCAAACAGTTATAACTTTTGATTACAGATAATCATATCATTAGTTAACTcatagaaaaaaatttgttagttGGGTTTAATCTCGTATAGTTTCACTATGCAAGCGATTCTTTATAGGAAATGTCAGAGTTCTTATCCCAAATAAACCACATTGTTAAACCAATTCTGGGATTTTGAagagtaaaaagtaaaaacgaTATAGTAAGaattttagttaatatattttttacaattttggaggtctattttatgtattttttcaCAAGGACAATATATTTTGCATGGGATCTTCTAGTTATCAACTTTATATAAGACGCCTGACGTATCAGCAATGTAAAGTGAGAGCAGAGCAGAGCAGAGGGAAAAAATAATCCAACTCCTCATTTATTTGAATCGATGAAAGTctcaaggtatatatatatatatatatagtatatggaTTTAACTCTGCATCAACTTAACTTACAAGCTTTTTTCCATCATACACTGAGACCACTCTACTATAACAATTTCAACCTTAGATTTACTCACGCATGCATCGTCAAACCATCTCCAAGGATTGTTGATAACAATAAACCTCTCACAAACTCGCTCTTTCTAGCCTTCTCTTGATCTTCTACCGTTAGTGGAGCTTCTTGTATGCCTCTGCAACAAATGAAAGCCAAAGACCAAAAGTGAGAAAGAAGACATATTGTTATGCTTTCTTTGGAGCAGAGCGTCAAAAATATACCTCTTGAGAGATTCCTTTTGCGAGAGTTTTGTAGTAAATTTGCTAGCAGACTCATTAGTAGCAGAAGGAGAACTAAACATAAAGGATGACAGCAACGGATCAGATTCTATATTGGTTGGAGAAGTGAATCTTGAAGATCCACCAAGAAGAAGAGACTGTAAGTTAGCTTCCCGTAGCTCTTTTTTCAAGGCGAGATAAGCAGAGCCGTATCCACCACCTTTTCTCAACCTTCTCCTTCGCTGCACGTAGAAACTCTAGTCAAGGTATAAACAAGTTCTACCAAATGATATTAAGTACTACAGAACCAAGCATCAGATCAAGACATGAAAAGTTGAAAAAAAGATATCTTAAAAAAGTTGGCATGTTGCGTCGTGATATGGCCGACGATATCTGATCCCACCCTCTTTGTGCATACAGGACAGACCTGAGggaaaaaacaaagagaaaacagatAAGTAGCTCCTCAAATAGTAGCATCATGATCATGAAAGATCACTAATTTATCGATTATTAGCGAATGAAGAACACTCAATTTAACTTAAACGTTCCAAGATTGGATTCATAAGGCTGCTAAAGGGATCACATCTGACAAGAAGAACAGAACATAAAAACcaacattttcattttcaagCAAAGCTTCTAACTTTCTAAAGTTTTTGTAACATCGGAACAGAGCTAAAGCTAAAATACATGATCAAACCTAAAGAATCAGACAGATCCTGTCCCCCAAAGACGTAGCATTTAACATAAAAGCcaacattttcattttcaagCAAAGCTTCGAACTTTCTAAAGTTTTTGTGACATCGGAACAGAGCTAAAGCTAAAGACATGAACAAACCTAAGAATCAGACAGATCCTGTCTCCAAAGACGGAACATTTACAGAACAGAACATAAAGCCAACACTTACAATTTCAAGCAAAGCTTCCAACTTTCTAAAAGgaaaccaaacttttttttttgtaacatctGAACAAATCTAAAAGCTAAAGACGAGAACAAACCTAAGAATCAGACAAATCCTGTCTTGTCTCCAAAGACGTAacactttttttaaaaagaagggTTTTGATTTAAAGATGGTTAATTTTTACCCCGTTCTTGGCCTCAACAGGATGCTCTTCATCAATGTGACAACAGAGCCCTACAATGTCGAAAAACTCCGCGCAAAACGGG is a genomic window containing:
- the LOC108810154 gene encoding pre-mRNA-splicing factor cwf23; translated protein: MGKIRPRMDPKAALVSEICSLSRSPISCIHINHNSSASCFIDWYLILGIQEDADIKLIRKRYHKLALKIHPDKNNHPKADSAFKLIHEAYLCLTDETKRRCFNTDRRKNICLKCSRVSQKTKENRTDTKPNRFCQTLRDIRDKFREENKVIERCIKTNGANFTENLTEETPVFGIPKQNRIKKELPVFNPTDYKLWGYPHVRNRVLDNNLSDWKMFMRSRSTCVHS
- the LOC108805911 gene encoding protein DEHYDRATION-INDUCED 19 homolog 4, which produces MDSNSWINHPSVFSSRRCQQSRSDLYIGGGYEDLEGEDESKSEFICPFCAEFFDIVGLCCHIDEEHPVEAKNGVCPVCTKRVGSDIVGHITTQHANFFKVQRRRRLRKGGGYGSAYLALKKELREANLQSLLLGGSSRFTSPTNIESDPLLSSFMFSSPSATNESASKFTTKLSQKESLKRGIQEAPLTVEDQEKARKSEFVRGLLLSTILGDGLTMHA